A stretch of the Aegilops tauschii subsp. strangulata cultivar AL8/78 chromosome 4, Aet v6.0, whole genome shotgun sequence genome encodes the following:
- the LOC109761060 gene encoding transcription factor NAI1-like, which translates to MYQLETMDDSSLFMQWAVDTLQHDHPPLAAAYAAGDSGCTFPSLQELRRSALQQGTAPAGMAVQDGHRHQAADSAGGGCENTSAAVVENDVNCATTCSVGSSNNYLPMSWNFTSAVAQPSNEAAPSPTAAPPSGAHDGPGVTEQAHVSPPSRRASAKSAARTGHTPYAQDHTMAERKRREKINRRFIELSTVIPGLKKMDKATILSDAVKYVKEQQEKLKALEVRNCRSVAAESVVLVKKSRTAEDDGGGCCSSPSAGPGATAGTGSTTTTTTTGSVLPEIEARVSESDVMVRIHCEDGKGVLVRLLAEVEGLHLSITHVNAIPFPACTVVITVTAKVDDGFSVTAEDIVGKLEAALHAPTATA; encoded by the exons ATGTATCAGCTGGAGACCATGGACGACTCCAGCTTGTTCATGCAGTGGGCCGTGGACACGCTGCAGCACGACCACCCGCCGCTCGCCGCTGCCTACGCCGCCGGCGACAGTGGCTGTACTTTCCCGTCACTCCAAGAGCTCCGCCGCTCGGCGTTGCAGCAAGGCACGGCCCCGGCGGGAATGGCGGTACAAGACGGCCACCGTCACCAAGCCGCCGACAGCGCCGGCGGCGGCTGTGAGAACACGTCTGCCGCGGTCGTGGAGAACGACGTCAACTGCGCGACGACCTGCAGCGTCGGCAGCAGCAACAACTACCTGCCCATGAGCTGGAACTTCACCTCGGCCGTGGCGCAGCCGAGCAACGAGGCCGCGCCGAGCCCCAccgctgctcctccctctggagCGCACGACGGCCCCGGCGTGACGGAGCAGGCCCACGTGTCGCCACCGTCGAGGAGAGCCTCCGCAAAGAGCGCCGCCAGGACCGGGCACACGCCGTACGCGCAGGACCACACCATGGCGGAGCGGAAGCGCCGGGAGAAGATCAACCGGCGGTTCATCGAACTCTCCACCGTCATCCCCGGCCTCAAGAAG ATGGACAAGGCGACGATCCTTTCGGACGCCGTCAAGTACGTCAAGGAGCAGCAGGAAAAGCTCAAGGCGCTCGAGGTCCGCAACTGCAGGAGCGTCGCCGCCGAGTCCGTGGTGCTCGTCAAGAAGTCACGCACCGCcgaagacgacggcggcggctgctGCTCATCACCGTCTGCAGGGCCTGGAGCAACAGCTGGAACTGGAAGCACAACCACGACGACGACGACCGGGAGCGTGCTGCCGGAGATCGAGGCGAGGGTCTCGGAGAGCGACGTGATGGTGAGGATCCACTGCGAGGACGGCAAGGGGGTGCTTGTCAGGCTGCTCGCCGAGGTGGAGGGGCTACACCTGAGCATCACCCACGTCAATGCCATCCCGTTCCCCGCTTGCACTGTCGTCATAACCGTTACTGCAAAG GTGGACGACGGCTTCAGCGTCACGGCGGAGGACATTGTTGGCAAGCTAGAGGCGGCGTTGCATGCACCCACGGCGACGGCGTAG